A window from Mya arenaria isolate MELC-2E11 chromosome 9, ASM2691426v1 encodes these proteins:
- the LOC128203001 gene encoding uncharacterized protein LOC128203001, with amino-acid sequence MTTETTDLLSNSSQKGHHWTTTHNWNTTLNWNSTVNWDPNMNSTKYDIDQSMNGSVTLEPEYGLAGDITSNPENTTYHPIEMYDDYFYPGFSFEKPIYQIIWEVMVIVTALVNVLVIVVLLRKNMRSRTNMILTAIAFADTLTGVVTLPTYIMAYQKFVPAQQFNSSEYGGLYYDNDMEVTTVSVPNATLPATSNNYVEDNSFNQYDVYVLSKTLCTWFMLTKFFLSKIFHTMSIFLTLFLGFQRFMSVAYPFIAKKTTMKSTIVTCIVIFTFSPVLHIYHVVNEKAQEGMCEWKLENCEGDCVFLWIVLIFRHFVPCTLLTVFTLLFVRELNKSRRIGGNREQNARRERENRRATIIVIAIVIVFLIPEIPYGIFLLFSVISRHTNKKFDLEKNRLIHAIYELTLIASFHVNFYIYTFLNKRFREGLKRTIVYPVQTLFGRTYRWSVSRSQTGRTSESPGRTLNSSLSSKNETMLRQMNPGQVGKALNEDSNLTETKLTNGTSVSTDSKNE; translated from the coding sequence atgacaacagAAACAACCGATTTGCTGTCAAATTCTTCACAGAAAGGACATCATTGGACTACCACACATAATTGGAATACCACACTGAATTGGAATTCCACAGTGAATTGGGATCCCAATATGAATTCCACCAAATATGATATTGACCAATCGATGAACGGAAGCGTTACACTGGAACCAGAGTATGGACTTGCTGGAGATATCACCAGCAATCCTGAAAACACGACATACCATCCAATAGAGATGTACGACGACTATTTTTACCCAGGATTTTCATTCGAGAAGccaatatatcaaattatttggGAAGTGATGGTGATAGTCACAGCACTAGTCAATGTATTGGTAATTGTTGTGCTTCTGAGGAAAAATATGCGATCTCGCACAAACATGATTCTTACAGCTATTGCTTTCGCTGACACATTGACAGGAGTTGTAACTCTTCCAACGTACATCATGGCTTATCAGAAATTTGTGCCCGCGCAACAGTTTAACTCAAGTGAGTATGGTGGTTTGTATTATGACAACGACATGGAAGTAACAACTGTTTCTGTGCCAAACGCAACTCTTCCAGCAACAAGTAACAATTACGTTGAAGATAACTCGTTCAACCAATACGACGTGTATGTATTGTCGAAAACTCTGTGTACGTGGTTCATGCTGACTAAGTTTTTCTTGTCGAAGATTTTCCACACGATGTCAATTTTTCTGACGTTGTTCCTGGGCTTCCAGCGTTTCATGTCCGTTGCTTATCCGTTTAttgcgaaaaaaacaacaatgaaatcaaCGATTGTTACGTGCATAGTGATCTTTACTTTTTCTCCCGTTCTGCATATTTACCACGTTGTAAACGAGAAAGCTCAAGAAGGCATGTGTGAATGGAAACTTGAAAACTGCGAGGGAGACTGTGTGTTTCTGTGGATTGTCCTGATTTTCAGACATTTCGTCCCATGCACACTTCTGACCGTGTTTACATTGCTGTTCGTTCGAGAACTAAACAAATCGAGAAGGATCGGAGGGAACCGCGAACAAAATGCACGCCGCGAGCGGGAAAACAGGCGTGCTACTATCATCGTCATAGCGATCGTCATCGTGTTCCTGATTCCCGAAATCCCCTATGGGATCTTTCTTCTCTTTTCCGTAATCAGCAGGCACACAAACAAGAAGTTTGATTTGGAAAAGAATCGCCTAATCCATGCCATCTACGAGCTCACCCTGATAGCCTCTTTTCACGTAAACTTTTACATCTACACCTTTCTGAACAAACGTTTCCGCGAAGGGCTCAAGCGAACAATCGTTTACCCAGTTCAGACGTTGTTCGGACGTACATACCGATGGTCGGTATCGCGAAGTCAAACTGGACGCACAAGTGAATCGCCAGGGAGAACATTGAATTCAAGTCTGAGTTCCAAGAACGAAACAATGTTAAGGCAGATGAATCCGGGCCAGGTAGGGAAGGCGTTAAACGAAGATTCCAACCTGACTGAAACAAAACTTACAAATGGTACAAGTGTTTCCACGGACTCCAAAAATGAGTAG
- the LOC128245318 gene encoding sex peptide receptor-related protein 2-like: MTSLTLNTTLTTATLSGNATESFSNATPMAGVPSNTITFVSILYNLTITIPSAANTTMSDYSDSEYYKNDDYSDSKIDSHGSNKTDYYYDHYSYYDYDYNTSLDYSQYFDENQKVVTQGDYSYKGFPFEKPIYLYVWPILVFFTTILNIFVVLVLTGKRMRNATNVILIVVAVTDSLTGLITVPMYIRVYSESSDGTLHLSKVWCEAFMVIKFFVGRSFHTMSIWLTVLLGFQRFVSVTFPFRANTMFSVSNTIVYILFVLIASPLVHIYHAFDSKTNIPGSCQWEISKDCNGGCAYVWIMFLLMNFIPCVCLVTFSVIMIITMNMATKKMKQTQMISNAEKLHKRALESRRISLIVMAVVVVFLVPEIPHAVFLLVFILKHHTGHQMPLVTNRALVCAYEVIVVLSFHANFWIYLIMNRKFRNGLNRILVDPAYSVLAKFGVYRNLRRKSSCTSIRTQQSEINTHTFVSKTRSNSFRRQSSLSERRPSRSSSSHRGSLHLEMKMYTFKNPQDLET; encoded by the coding sequence ATGACGTCTTTAACATTGAATACAACTCTGACAACAGCAACCCTGTCCGGCAATGCCACGGAATCTTTTTCAAACGCAACACCAATGGCCGGTGTTCCCTCCAACACCATTACATTTGTTTCCATCCTATATAACTTAACAATCACAATTCCAAGTGCAGCAAACACTACAATGTCGGACTACTCGGACTCTGAGTACTATAAAAACGATGATTACAGTGATTCGAAGATTGATTCACATGGTAGCAACAAAACAGACTACTACTACGATCATTACAGTTACTATGACTACGATTACAACACTTCACTTGACTATTCACAATACTTCGACGAAAATCAAAAGGTGGTTACGCAAGGAGATTACAGTTACAAAGGGTTTCCCTTTGAAAAACCTATCTATCTGTACGTTTGGCCGATATTAGTGTTTTTCACGacgatattaaacatatttgtggTGTTGGTTCTCACCGGAAAACGTATGAGGAACGCTACAAACGTCATATTAATTGTCGTTGCCGTTACCGATTCTCTTACGGGTTTAATCACCGTACCTATGTATATCCGTGTGTACTCAGAAAGCTCCGATGGAACTCTTCATCTCTCCAAAGTGTGGTGTGAAGCATTTATGGTGATCAAGTTCTTCGTTGGCAGATCATTTCACACGATGTCAATTTGGCTAACAGTACTCCTCGGATTTCAAAGATTCGTCTCCGTTACGTTTCCATTTCGAGCAAACACTATGTTCTCTGTTTCCAACACGATAGTTTATATCTTGTTCGTGTTAATCGCTTCTCCGCTCGTCCATATTTATCATGCCTTTGACAGCAAGACAAATATCCCGGGTTCCTGTCAATGGGAAATAAGCAAAGATTGTAACGGGGGATGCGCATATGTTTGGATAATGTTTCTGCTGATGAACTTCATTCCTTGTGTTTGTCTGGTGACATTCTCTGTCATCATGATTATTACGATGAACATGGCCACAAAGAAAATGAAGCAAACCCAGATGATTTCAAATGCTGAGAAACTGCATAAGCGTGCGTTGGAAAGTCGGAGAATCTCTTTGATAGTTATGGCAGTAGTCGTGGTCTTTCTTGTACCCGAAATACCCCATGCTGTCTTCTTGCTGGTCTTCATACTGAAACACCACACTGGACACCAAATGCCATTGGTGACCAACAGGGCTTTGGTTTGTGCCTACGAGGTTATTGTCGTTCTTAGCTTCCATGCAAACTTCTGGATATATCTTATCATGAATCGGAAATTCAGAAACGGACTCAACAGAATACTTGTAGACCCTGCGTATTCAGTTCTCGCCAAGTTTGGTGTCTATCGCAATCTTAGACGCAAGTCGAGCTGTACATCCATTCGAACCCAACAATCGGAGATAAATACGCATACGTTCGTTTCAAAAACCCGCAGTAACTCATTCCGAAGGCAGTCGTCGCTTTCTGAGAGAAGACCATCACGAAGCTCTTCTTCACACAGAGGATCGCTGCatcttgaaatgaaaatgtacaCCTTCAAAAACCCTCAGGACTTGGAAACCTAA